A single Micromonospora sp. CCTCC AA 2012012 DNA region contains:
- a CDS encoding HNH endonuclease gives MPYWLESDTFADEAVWDVLAGGDANAVDHLQAAYCRLKAKASHIKKDGYLTEQTAIRYARRRRWLDLLCTPVLDEQPLLHRPDDDCPCLGDTWIDGYAYRIHNFLRRNPSRTEYERNRAQRADLRSAPLKAMVYARDGGACRYCRSGPLSAKAGRARDRRKVLTYDHVDPDKAAGEDGANLVVCCGRCNEYKGHRTPYEADMVLLPEPTPQQRGAWAARDQVLNDLPDHQRITDETATDHRSGADPITDPVTDPNGDRNGDPNDESTGQVYPQHGGDQHEQRPAGVEGGTQLGRVGHRRDHPDPSPRPTQPARPPDSPDIYHRRSRPPALPPPEPHYVWPPGAVPATPPAAEEDL, from the coding sequence ATGCCGTATTGGCTCGAATCTGACACCTTCGCGGACGAAGCGGTGTGGGACGTCCTCGCCGGCGGCGACGCTAACGCCGTCGACCACCTCCAGGCGGCCTACTGCCGCCTCAAGGCCAAGGCCAGTCACATCAAGAAGGACGGCTACCTCACCGAACAGACCGCGATCCGGTACGCCCGCCGCCGCCGTTGGCTCGACCTGCTGTGCACGCCGGTGCTCGACGAGCAGCCTCTGCTGCACCGGCCGGACGACGACTGCCCCTGCCTCGGCGACACGTGGATCGACGGCTACGCCTACCGGATCCATAACTTCCTGCGCCGCAACCCGTCCCGCACCGAGTACGAGCGCAACCGCGCCCAGCGGGCAGACCTGCGCTCCGCGCCGCTCAAGGCGATGGTGTACGCCCGCGACGGCGGCGCCTGCCGGTACTGCCGATCCGGACCGCTGTCGGCCAAGGCCGGCCGCGCCCGGGACCGCCGCAAGGTCCTCACCTACGACCACGTCGACCCCGACAAGGCCGCCGGCGAGGACGGCGCGAACCTCGTCGTCTGCTGCGGCCGCTGCAACGAGTACAAGGGCCACCGCACCCCCTACGAGGCTGACATGGTCCTGCTGCCCGAGCCCACCCCGCAACAACGCGGCGCGTGGGCCGCCCGCGACCAGGTGCTCAACGACCTCCCCGACCACCAACGGATCACCGACGAAACAGCCACCGATCACCGATCGGGCGCTGATCCGATCACTGATCCCGTCACCGACCCCAACGGTGATCGAAACGGTGATCCAAACGACGAGTCGACAGGACAGGTGTATCCGCAGCACGGCGGCGACCAGCACGAACAGCGGCCCGCGGGCGTCGAGGGGGGTACCCAGCTGGGTCGGGTCGGGCACCGCCGTGATCACCCCGATCCCAGCCCTCGCCCCACCCAGCCGGCCCGGCCCCCGGACTCCCCGGACATCTACCACCGGCGGTCCCGTCCCCCGGCCCTGCCGCCACCTGAGCCTCACTACGTCTGGCCACCCGGAGCTGTCCCCGCCACCCCACCCGCCGCTGAGGAGGACCTGTGA
- a CDS encoding GGDEF domain-containing protein, with the protein MAPGLERDRQVAQLQARVAELESQLQEALDAARRDPLTGLYNRAGLAEAWWAVQGNYKLALLDLDGFKAVNDTYGHAAGDAVLTAISASLCGYPIAARLGGDELVVIGRMPGGPDRWWPVPLPVPGAPVLHVTATVGMTDVVPGDLATTLLRADAAMYRAKRAAKGSLVAYDPSMDDRPVHPRPRVRLRDRLSDQEAA; encoded by the coding sequence ATGGCGCCCGGGCTGGAGCGCGACCGGCAGGTCGCCCAGCTGCAGGCGCGAGTCGCGGAGCTGGAGAGCCAGCTCCAGGAGGCTCTCGACGCGGCCCGCCGGGACCCCCTCACCGGCCTCTACAACCGGGCCGGCCTGGCCGAGGCGTGGTGGGCGGTCCAGGGCAACTACAAGCTGGCGCTGCTCGACCTGGACGGCTTCAAGGCCGTCAACGACACCTACGGCCACGCCGCCGGCGACGCCGTTCTCACCGCGATCAGCGCCAGCCTGTGCGGGTACCCGATCGCCGCTCGGCTCGGCGGTGACGAGCTGGTCGTGATCGGCCGGATGCCCGGCGGGCCCGACCGGTGGTGGCCGGTGCCGCTGCCCGTGCCCGGCGCGCCCGTGCTGCACGTCACCGCCACCGTCGGCATGACCGACGTGGTGCCCGGCGACCTGGCCACCACACTGCTGCGCGCCGACGCCGCGATGTACCGCGCCAAGCGCGCCGCGAAGGGCTCGCTCGTCGCCTACGACCCGTCGATGGACGACCGTCCGGTCCACCCTCGCCCCCGCGTGCGGCTGCGAGACCGACTTTCTGATCAGGAGGCAGCGTGA
- a CDS encoding helix-turn-helix domain-containing protein: MRTRRARPTTAVPINGAALRRIRIDRGIEVAELARRIQVSRPYISKLELGHSKRVSPTVHKALLQVLQLTDRDALRADTAAA; encoded by the coding sequence ATGAGGACACGTAGGGCAAGGCCCACCACTGCGGTCCCGATCAACGGGGCCGCCCTGCGACGGATCCGAATCGACCGAGGGATAGAGGTAGCGGAGCTGGCACGCCGAATTCAGGTGTCCAGGCCGTACATCTCGAAGCTGGAGCTCGGGCACTCCAAGCGCGTCAGCCCGACGGTGCACAAGGCGCTGCTCCAGGTCCTCCAGCTGACCGACAGAGACGCGCTACGAGCAGACACGGCAGCAGCCTGA
- a CDS encoding helix-turn-helix domain-containing protein codes for MGRQAERHHEASDSSRERLDLDDRRQALGREVRNRRQAAGLTIDRAAKQAPMSPETWRKAETGERLKAFSYAGVERVMRWPAGTIERFINDGQELPEGVMPSGSYSAATPVSPVLDVDFLLGLDRPDSVKVVLIRAVRAGGDPLDAVLALDAPDADKVAAIRTLRDLQPPAGGSEGGAEPVEPDARSA; via the coding sequence ATGGGCAGGCAGGCTGAGCGCCACCACGAGGCGTCCGACAGCAGCCGTGAGCGGCTAGACCTCGACGACCGCCGACAGGCCCTCGGCCGAGAGGTGCGCAACCGACGCCAGGCCGCCGGCCTGACGATCGACCGAGCGGCGAAGCAGGCGCCGATGAGTCCCGAGACGTGGCGGAAGGCCGAGACCGGCGAGCGCCTCAAGGCCTTCAGCTACGCGGGCGTCGAGCGGGTGATGCGCTGGCCGGCCGGCACCATCGAGAGGTTCATCAACGACGGCCAGGAACTGCCCGAGGGCGTGATGCCCTCGGGCTCCTACTCGGCCGCCACGCCTGTGTCCCCGGTGCTGGACGTCGACTTCCTGCTCGGACTCGACCGGCCTGACTCGGTCAAGGTGGTGTTGATCAGGGCCGTACGGGCAGGCGGCGACCCGCTGGACGCGGTCCTGGCGCTGGACGCTCCGGACGCGGACAAGGTCGCTGCGATCCGGACGCTCCGGGATCTCCAGCCGCCCGCCGGCGGGAGCGAGGGAGGAGCCGAACCGGTCGAGCCAGACGCTCGATCGGCCTAG
- a CDS encoding carboxymuconolactone decarboxylase family protein has translation MTQEARIQNPATLLPEAVKAINLLYRAAHSAGVPGTTLELVHLRASQINGCSACVDSGARASRKAGETEERLFAVAAWRETPYFTEAERAALALSEAATRLADRSDPVPDAIWAEAARHFGEQELAALVLWIATTNFFNRINATTRQPAPQHWG, from the coding sequence ATGACCCAGGAAGCGCGCATCCAGAACCCGGCGACCCTGCTCCCCGAGGCCGTGAAGGCGATCAACCTGCTCTACCGGGCCGCGCACTCGGCGGGCGTACCCGGCACCACCCTGGAACTGGTCCACCTCCGGGCCAGCCAGATCAACGGCTGCAGCGCCTGCGTCGACTCCGGAGCACGCGCCTCCCGCAAGGCCGGCGAGACGGAGGAGCGACTCTTCGCGGTGGCCGCCTGGCGGGAGACGCCGTACTTCACCGAGGCGGAGCGGGCCGCGCTCGCCCTCTCCGAGGCCGCGACCCGGCTCGCCGACCGGAGCGACCCGGTGCCGGACGCGATCTGGGCCGAGGCGGCCCGCCACTTCGGCGAGCAGGAGCTGGCGGCACTGGTGCTCTGGATCGCCACCACGAACTTCTTCAACCGGATCAACGCGACGACCCGCCAGCCGGCCCCGCAGCACTGGGGCTGA
- a CDS encoding sigma-70 family RNA polymerase sigma factor, with protein MSDTDLLARRFEEQRPRLRAVAHRMLGSAAEADDAVQDTWLRLSRVDAETIENLPGWLTTTVGRVCLDRLRSAAARHEESVDVAGDGPSADVPGERDPEQEALLTESVGRALDVVLTSLGPTERLVFVLHDMFAVSFDEIAPVVERTPEAVRQIASRARRRVRNGPTVPETDPVRQRGVVEAFLAASREGRFDDLVTLLDPHVVLRPDAVVVRNGATGELHGSSAVARFFSGRAQAAVPAFVDGAPGAVVVVDGQLRFALSFVVADRILAVEAIADPALLAALDVVVATGSGADER; from the coding sequence GTGAGCGACACCGATCTGCTGGCCCGACGCTTCGAGGAACAGCGCCCGCGGCTGCGCGCGGTGGCCCACCGGATGCTCGGCTCCGCCGCCGAGGCCGACGACGCCGTGCAGGACACCTGGCTGCGGCTCAGCCGCGTCGACGCGGAGACCATCGAGAACCTGCCGGGCTGGCTCACCACCACGGTCGGCCGGGTCTGCCTGGACCGACTGCGGTCGGCCGCGGCGCGGCACGAGGAATCGGTGGACGTGGCCGGTGACGGACCGTCCGCCGACGTGCCCGGCGAACGCGATCCGGAGCAGGAGGCACTGCTCACCGAGTCGGTCGGTCGGGCGCTCGACGTGGTGCTCACGTCACTCGGCCCCACCGAACGGCTGGTGTTCGTCCTGCACGACATGTTCGCCGTCTCCTTCGACGAGATCGCCCCGGTGGTGGAGCGCACCCCGGAGGCCGTACGCCAGATCGCCAGCCGGGCCCGCCGCCGGGTGCGGAACGGCCCCACCGTGCCGGAGACCGACCCGGTCCGGCAGCGCGGCGTGGTGGAGGCGTTCCTCGCCGCCTCCCGCGAGGGGCGGTTCGACGACCTGGTCACCCTGCTCGACCCGCACGTCGTCCTGCGCCCCGATGCCGTCGTCGTCCGGAACGGCGCGACCGGCGAGCTGCACGGCTCCTCGGCGGTGGCGCGGTTCTTCTCCGGCCGGGCGCAGGCCGCCGTGCCGGCGTTCGTGGACGGGGCGCCCGGGGCGGTGGTGGTCGTCGACGGTCAGCTCCGCTTCGCGCTCAGCTTCGTCGTCGCCGACCGGATCCTCGCCGTCGAGGCGATCGCGGATCCGGCGCTGCTCGCCGCCCTCGACGTGGTCGTGGCGACCGGCTCCGGCGCCGACGAGCGGTAG
- a CDS encoding AraC family transcriptional regulator: MSRAVEESNRAMLRARDAMDRSYAQPLDVPALARIAHVSEAHFIRTFRATFGETPHRYLQRRRVERAMDLLVQTEQSVTEICYAVGFGSLGTFSRTFRDIVGESPSEHRRRRAPVTAVPSCFAKAWMRPSSAR, translated from the coding sequence ATGAGCCGCGCCGTGGAGGAGTCCAACCGGGCGATGCTGCGTGCCCGCGACGCGATGGACCGGTCGTACGCGCAGCCGCTCGACGTGCCGGCGCTGGCCCGGATCGCGCACGTCTCCGAGGCGCACTTCATCCGCACGTTCCGGGCCACCTTCGGCGAGACCCCGCACCGCTATCTGCAACGGCGTCGGGTGGAGCGGGCGATGGACCTGCTGGTGCAGACCGAGCAGTCGGTCACCGAGATCTGCTATGCGGTGGGCTTCGGCAGCCTGGGCACGTTCAGCCGGACGTTCCGGGACATCGTCGGCGAGTCCCCGTCGGAGCACCGGCGCCGCCGGGCACCGGTCACGGCGGTGCCGAGTTGCTTCGCCAAGGCCTGGATGCGCCCGAGCAGCGCCCGCTGA
- a CDS encoding VOC family protein, whose amino-acid sequence MTMNSITRSQIYVLDQDQALDFYVGKLGMEVNTDQDLGFMRWLTVNLPGEPTREILLEKPGPPALDPATAEQVRELLTKGALGGFLFMTTDDAQKTYEDLVAKGVEITDEPTERPYGIDFGIRDPFGNKIRIGQMFPRA is encoded by the coding sequence ATGACGATGAACTCGATTACCCGCTCCCAGATCTATGTTCTCGACCAGGACCAGGCGCTCGACTTCTATGTCGGCAAGCTCGGCATGGAGGTCAACACCGACCAGGACCTCGGCTTCATGCGTTGGCTCACGGTCAACCTGCCCGGCGAGCCGACGCGGGAGATCCTGCTGGAGAAGCCCGGCCCGCCGGCCCTCGACCCGGCCACCGCCGAGCAGGTCCGGGAGCTGCTCACCAAGGGCGCGCTGGGCGGTTTCCTCTTCATGACCACCGACGACGCGCAGAAGACGTACGAGGATCTGGTGGCCAAGGGCGTGGAGATCACCGACGAGCCGACCGAGCGGCCGTACGGGATCGACTTCGGCATCCGTGACCCGTTCGGCAACAAGATCCGCATCGGCCAGATGTTCCCGCGCGCCTGA
- a CDS encoding histidine phosphatase family protein, producing the protein MATRVLFLARHGEQDRPEAGTDTGLTGRGRRQATLLGERLRRTPLTAVHHGPLRRAAETAGLVAAALPGVPVYADETVGDHLPHDTAPAGLPPAYAGLLAGFDEPDRIDGPRRTAEAVARFAAPPADGDVRELVVTHAFLIAWLVRHALDAPERRWLGLNFHNGGLTVIRYSSGGPPTLIALNDVAHLPPDLRATGLPPPYTF; encoded by the coding sequence GTGGCGACACGGGTGCTCTTCCTGGCCCGGCACGGCGAGCAGGACCGGCCGGAGGCCGGCACGGACACCGGGCTCACCGGGCGCGGGCGGCGGCAGGCGACGCTGCTGGGCGAGCGGCTGCGCCGGACGCCGCTCACGGCCGTCCACCACGGGCCGCTCCGCCGGGCCGCGGAGACCGCCGGCCTGGTCGCCGCCGCACTGCCCGGTGTCCCGGTGTACGCCGACGAGACGGTCGGTGACCACCTGCCGCACGACACGGCTCCGGCGGGGCTGCCCCCGGCGTACGCCGGTCTGCTGGCCGGGTTCGACGAGCCTGACCGGATCGACGGGCCGCGCCGGACGGCGGAGGCGGTGGCCCGGTTCGCTGCTCCGCCGGCCGACGGTGACGTCCGCGAGCTGGTGGTCACGCACGCCTTCCTGATCGCCTGGTTGGTCCGGCACGCGCTGGACGCGCCGGAGCGGCGCTGGCTGGGCCTCAACTTCCACAACGGCGGCCTGACGGTGATCCGCTACAGCTCCGGCGGCCCACCCACCCTGATCGCCCTCAACGACGTCGCCCACCTGCCACCCGACCTACGCGCCACCGGCCTCCCCCCGCCCTACACCTTCTAA
- a CDS encoding type 1 glutamine amidotransferase domain-containing protein — protein sequence MTRALIALTSHSKLGETGRETGFYVGEAAEPWEVFRAAGYDVDLVSVAGGQPPQDGREENDKTQNDFLATADVANTPKAAEVDPAGYDILVFAGGHGAMWDFPGNPDLARIARSIYERGGVVAAVCHGPAALVDLKLSDGANLVAGKRVAGFTNDEEAAVGLTDQVPFLLADKLTEAGAQHVPAPDFTEHVVVDDRLVTGQNPQSARALAEAIVTLTNA from the coding sequence ATGACTCGTGCACTCATCGCTCTGACCAGTCACTCCAAGCTCGGCGAGACCGGCCGCGAGACCGGCTTCTATGTCGGCGAGGCCGCGGAGCCGTGGGAGGTCTTCCGGGCCGCCGGCTATGACGTCGACCTCGTCTCCGTGGCCGGCGGGCAGCCGCCCCAGGACGGCCGGGAGGAGAACGACAAGACCCAGAACGACTTCCTCGCCACCGCCGACGTGGCGAACACGCCGAAGGCGGCGGAGGTCGACCCGGCCGGATACGACATCCTCGTCTTCGCCGGCGGACACGGCGCGATGTGGGACTTCCCGGGCAACCCCGACCTGGCCCGGATCGCCCGCTCGATCTACGAGCGCGGTGGCGTGGTCGCCGCGGTCTGCCACGGCCCGGCCGCGCTGGTCGACCTGAAGCTCTCCGACGGCGCGAACCTGGTCGCCGGCAAGCGGGTGGCCGGCTTCACCAACGACGAGGAGGCGGCGGTCGGCCTGACCGACCAGGTGCCGTTCCTGCTCGCCGACAAGCTCACCGAGGCCGGCGCCCAGCACGTCCCGGCCCCCGACTTCACCGAGCACGTGGTCGTCGACGACCGCCTCGTCACCGGCCAGAACCCCCAGTCGGCCCGCGCCCTCGCCGAAGCCATCGTCACCCTCACCAACGCCTGA